TCAACAAACTACATATTAAAAAATCTTCATAACAATACAACACTGATTGTCATaacaattaaatattaaattgtaAAATATACGTCACAAACATAATTATTTGGCACCATAAGTCGATCTTCTCACCTGCACCTACCTGTAATGAACAATAATTATTGATAAACAAAAATTTGTAATTACATAAAACAATTCAATATAGAAAGAAAAAACAGAGATTCGACTTAGACTAGGCGCAATTCTCCCAAATTCTGATACTCAGCACAATTCTCCCAAATACTCGGTgcaattttattacatatttttcaaaaaatttttgtatataacCACACAAATAAATTTGACAatacaaattaatataatttacttataTTAAACTAAACACtatttcatatataattattttaaaaaacgtaaCAAAATACTTTATAATTTCATTAGTATTAAGTACACTAATATTAACTCattcttatattaaattaaattatttatattaaaaatactaaccttgaaatattttcaaaaatcaaaaaatcatatttattatttttttaatattcaaactattttttaatatcgcgattaatattaaaaatatacaatttaactaaattatacttaatcatataatgttaatgaacaaaattataattacattaatataatataaataatacaaacaaaatattaaaaaaattaattacattACCTTCTCAGACGTAATTATACGGAACTTGTAATAATATCAACGGACGATGCTAATATCTGAAACATTACTTCTTCGTATCTCTTCAAATGAAATTGATgataaaatcaacaaataatattaatatatgatcgaAGTAGAAAAAATGGATTTTGCGCATATAAATCGGATGAAAGAAATAAGATGCGAGAATGAATATGAGGAACAATTATTTTCGGCGATGATGGAAAGAATACCGCAATTCTATTTAAAGGAAGAAAACACTCGACGATGATGGAANNNNNNNNNNNNNNNNNNNNNNNNNNNNNNNNNNNNNNNNNNNNNNNNNNNNNNNNNNNNNNNNNNNNNNNNNNNNNNNNNNNNNNNNNNNNNNNNNNNNNNNNNNNNNNNNNNNNNNNNNNNNNNNNNNNNNNNNNNNNNNNNNNNNNNNNNNNNNNNNNNNNNNNNNNNNNNNNNNNNNNNNNNNNNNNNNNNNNNNNNNNNNNNNNNNNNNNNNNNNNNNNNNNNNNNNNNNNNNNNNNNNNNNNNNNNNNNNNNNNNNNNNNNNNNNNNNNNNNNNNNNNNNNNNNNNNNNNNNNNNNNNNNNNNNNNNNNNNNNNNNNNNNNNNNNNNNNNNNNNNNNNNNNNNNNNNNNNNNNNNNNNNNNNNNNNNNNNNNNNNNNNNNNNNNNNNNNNNNNNNNNNNNNNNNNNNNNNNNNNNNNNNNNNNNNNNNNNNNNNNNNNNNNNNNNNNNNNNNNNNNNNNNNNNNNNNNNNNNNNNNNNNNNNNNNNNNNNNNNNNNNNNNNNNNNNNNNNNNNNNNNNNNNNNNNNNNNNNNNNNNNNNNNNNNNNNNNNNNNNNNNNNNNNNNNNNNNNNNNNNNNNNNNNNNNNNNNNNNNNNNNNNNNNNNNNNNNNNNNNNNNNNNNNNNNNNNNNNNNNNNNNNNNNNNNNNNNNNNNNNNNNNNNNNNNNNNNNNNNNNNNNNNNNNNNNNNNNNNNNNNNNNNNNNNNNNNNNNNNNNNNNNNNNNNNNNNNNNNNNNNNNNNNNNNNNNNNNNNNNNNNNNNNNNNNNNNNNNNNNNNNNNNNNNNNNNNNNNNNNNNNNNNNNNNNNNNNNNNNNNNNNNNNNNNNNNNNNNNNNNNNNNNNNNNNNNNNNNNNNNNNNNNNNNNNNNNNNNNNNNNNNNNNNNNNNNNNNNNNNNNNNNNNNNNNNNNNNNNNNNNNNNNNNNNNNNNNNNNNNNNNNNNNNNNNNNNNNNNNNNNNNNNNNNNNNNNNNNNNNNNNNNNNNNNNNNNNNNNNNNNNNNNNNNNNNNNNNNNNNNNNNNNNNNNNNNNNNNNNNNNNNNNNNNNNNNNNNNNNNNNNNNNNNNNNNNNNNNNNNNNNNNNNNNNNNNNNNNNNNNNNNNNNNNNNNNNNNNNNNNNNNNNNNNNNNNNNNNNNNNNNNNNNNNNNNNNNNNNNNNNNNNNNNNNNNNNNNNNNNNNNNNNNNNNNNNNNNNNNNNNNNNNNNNNNNNNNNNNNNNNNNNNNNNNNNNNNNNNNNNNNNNNNNNNNNNNNNNNNNNNNNNNNNNNNNNNNNNNNNNNNNNNNNNNNNNNNNNNNNNNNNNNNNNNNNNNNNNNNNNNNNNNNNNNNNNNNNNNNNNNNNNNNNNNNNNNNNNNNNNNNNNNNNNNNNNNNNNNNNNNNNNNNNNNNNNNNNNNNNNNNNNNNNNNNNNNNNNNNNNNNNNNNNNNNNNNNNNNNNNNNNNNNNNNNNNNNNNNNNNNNNNNNNNNNNNNNNNNNNNNNNNNNNNNNNNNNNNNNNNNNNNNNNNNNNNNNNNNNNNNNNNNNNNNNNNNNNNNNNNNNNNNNNNNNNNNNNNNNNNNNNNNNNNNNNNNNNNNNNNNNNNNNNNNNNNNNNNNNNNNNNNNNNNNNNNNNNNNNNNNNNNNNNNNNNNNNNNNNNNNNNNNNNNNNNNNNNNNNNNNNNNNNNNNNNNNNNNNNNNNNNNNNNNNNNNNNNNNNNNNNNNNNNNNNNNNNNNNNNNNNNNNNNNNNNNNNNNNNNNNNNNNNNNNNNNNNNNNNNNNNNNNNNNNNNNNNNNNNNNNNNNNNNNNNNNNNNNNNNNNNNNNNNNNNNNNNNNNNNNNNNNNNNNNNNNNNNNNNNNNNNNNNNNNNNNNNNNNNNNNNNNNNNNNNNNNNNNNNNNNNNNNNNNNNNNNNNNNNNNNNNNNNNNNNNNNNNNNNNNNNNNNNNNNNNNNNNNNNNNNNNNNNNNNNNNNNNNNNNNNNNNNNNNNNNNNNNNNNNNNNNNNNNNNNNNNNNNNNNNNNNNNNNNNNNNNNNNNNNNNNNNNNNNNNNNNNNNNNNNNNNNNNNNNNNNNNNNNNNNNNNNNNNNNNNNNNNNNNNNNNNNNNNNNNNNNNNNNNNNNNNNNNNNNNNNNNNNNNNNNNNNNNNNNNNNNNNNNNNNNNNNNNNNNNNNNNNNNNNNNNNNNNNNNNNNNNNNNNNNNNNNNNNNNNNNNNNNNNNNNNNNNNNNNNNNNNNNNNNNNNNNNNNNNNNNNNNNNNNNNNNNNNNNNNNNNNNNNNNNNNNNNNNNNNNNNNNNNNNNNNNNNNNNNNNNNNNNNNNNNNNNNNNNNNNNNNNNNNNNNNNNNNNNNNNNNNNNNNNNNNNNNNNNNNNNNNNNNNNNNNNNNNNNNNNNNNNNNNNNNNNNNNNNNNNNNNNNNNNNNNNNNNNNNNNNNNNNNNNNNNNNNNNNNNNNNNNNNNNNNNNNNNNNNNNNNNNNNNNNNNNNNNNNNNNNNNNNNNNNNNNNNNNNNNNNNNNNNNNNNNNNNNNNNNNNNNNNNNNNNNNNNNNNNNNNNNNNNNNNNNNNNNNNNNNNNNNNNNNNNNNNNNNNNNNNNNNNNNNNNNNNNNNNNNNNNNNNNNNNNNNNNNNNNNNNNNNNNNNNNNNNNNNNNNNNNNNNNNNNNNNNNNNNNNNNNNNNNNNNNNNNNNNNNNNNNNNNNNNNNNNNNNNNNNNNNNNNNNNNNNNNNNNNNNNNNNNNNNNNNNNNNNNNNNNNNNNNNNNNNNNNNNNNNNNNNNNNNNNNNNNNNNNNNNNNNNNNNNNNNNNNNNNNNNNNNNNNNNNNNNNNNNNNNNNNNNNNNNNNNNNNNNNNNNNNNNNNNNNNNNNNNNNNNNNNNNNNNNNNNNNNNNNNNNNNNNNNNNNNNNNNNNNNNNNNNNNNNNNNNNNNNNNNNNNNNNNNNNNNNNNNNNNNNNNNNNNNNNNNNNNNNNNNNNNNNNNNNNNNNNNNNNNNNNNNNNNNNNNNNNNNNNNNNNNNNNNNNNNNNNNNNNNNNNNNNNNNNNNNNNNNNNNNNNNNNNNNNNNNNNNNNNNNNNNNNNNNNNNNNNNNNNNNNNNNNNNNNNNNNNNNNNNNNNNNNNNNNNNNNNNNNNNNNNNNNNNNNNNNNNNNNNNNNNNNNNNNNNNNNNNNNNNNNNNNNNNNNNNNNNNNNNNNNNNNNNNNNNNNNNNNNNNNNNNNNNNNNNNNNNNNNNNNNNNNNNNNNNNNNNNNNNNNNNNNNNNNNNNNNNNNNNNNNNNNNNNNNNNNNNNNNNNNNNNNNNNNNNNNNNNNNNNNNNNNNNNNNNNNNNNNNNNNNNNNNNNNNNNNNNNNNNNNNNNNNNNNNNNNNNNNNNNNNNNNNNNNNNNNNNNNNNNNNNNNNNNNNNNNNNNNNNNNNNNNNNNNNNNNNNNNNNNNNNNNNNNNNNNNNNNNNNNNNNNNNNNNNNNNNNNNNNNNNNNNNNNNNNNNNNNNNNNNNNNNNNNNNNNNNNNNNNNNNNNNNNNNNNNNNNNNNNNNNNNNNNNNNNNNNNNNNNNNNNNNNNNNNNNNNNNNNNNNNNNNNNNNNNNNNNNNNNNNNNNNNNNNNNNNNNNNNNNNNNNNNNNNNNNNNNNNNNNNNNNNNNNNNNNNNNNNNNNNNNNNNNNNNNNNNNNNNNNNNNNNNNNNNNNNNNNNNNNNNNNNNNNNNNNNNNNNNNNNNNNNNNNNNNNNNNNNNNNNNNNNNNNNNNNNNNNNNNNNNNNNNNNNNNNNNNNNNNNNNNNNNNNNNNNNNNNNNNNNNNNNNNNNNNNNNNNNNNNNNNNNNNNNNNNNNNNNNNNNNNNNNNNNNNNNNNNNNNNNNNNNNNNNNNNNNNNNNNNNNNNNNNNNNNNNNNNNNNNNNNNNNNNNNNNNNNNNNNNNNNNNNNNNNNNNNNNNNNNNNNNNNNNNNNNNNNNNNNNNNNNNNNNNNNNNNNNNNNNNNNNNNNNNNNNNNNNNNNNNNNNNNNNNNNNNNNNNNNNNNNNNNNNNNNNNNNNNNNNNNNNNNNNNNNNNNNNNNNNNNNNNNNNNNNNNNNNNNNNNNNNNNNNNNNNNNNNNNNNNNNNNNNNNNNNNNNNNNNNNNNNNNNNNNNNNNNNNNNNNNNNNNNNNNNNNNNNNNNNNNNNNNNNNNNNNNNNNNNNNNNNNNNNNNNNNNNNNNNNNNNNNNNNNNNNNNNNNNNNNNNNNNNNNNNNNNNNNNNNNNNNNNNNNNNNNNNNNNNNNNNNNNNNNNNNNNNNNNNNNNNNNNNNNNNNNNNNNNNNNNNNNNNNNNNNNNNNNNNCAAACCTGATGTTGTCCCACTTGTTCAGTTGAAACATTAGGTGATTCTAATTACATAATCAGTAATTTTTACACGAGAATGTTTCTCACGTGCAATACACGtctttttttctatttaaaaaaagaagaaggaaGGAAGTTTCGATTTTTTATCCAATTAAAATAGATATTTATAACCAAAAAGCTTTCATCTCacggagaaaaaaaaaaagagaaaattttcATCTTGAAAAGGTAAAACAAAGGAGTCCGTTAATTTAAATGGTTGTCTATTTACGGTGTTCAAGGCTGCCAAATTCCCCACAAAAAAAACTTTTGACATCTGCctaattatatatcaaattggACAACGATATATTATAAAGAAATATAGTCTTTTTAACATGCTTTGATGGGCaaacaaacataaataacacttactaagaaaaacataaattaaatgtatagtaaaataatcttaaaatttCTCCGAACGAAAGACAAAATTTTTAATAGAGCTCTAAAAAATGGATAGATAAATCGTCATgaaaataacatatacatgTTATGCATTTTGTATCAAAATTGAAATGTCCTAATTAGTGTTTGAGTGGCTCATTAGTTGGCTTCCAATTGAGATTTTAGTTAATATAATGATGTAATAAAGCATGTTTACATCGCACTATTGAAAACATTTAGGAAAGGAGAGTGATATTtcctaaaagaaaaaaatatacaatttgGTGTACAGTTTAAAGTACTAAGATTGGCAACAAATTTAGGTAAATTTGGTGGATGGTCAACTTGACCAAGTTGTTAACCTTCTTTTCTTTATTAGACTAAGACGAATTTATAAATTACTAAAGCACTAACCCTTTTATTTCTACTAATGATATTATGTTAGAGAAAATAGTTGTTCTTTATGTAAGttcttctgatttttcaaaGTTGGATTTTAGTCAtgtgtcttttttttttgttggtctTTAGTCTTATTACGTCGGGTGGTTGACATGCTGCCGGACATGTCAGCAATTTTTCGGTGCCATATCAATATTTTCTCATATCATGTCAATATTTCAATGAAATAAAACTAATTAAAGACCAATAAAAAACAAAGTTACCGGGCTAAAACCGACTTCGACAAGCTAaggatgaaaataaaaaatatgacaaCTTACATGACCGATTCAgcaatttttcttattatgtTATATCCCATCAttttaacattttcttttatatcCCGAAATTAGGAAATTCCTATGTGAATATCAATTAGTAGAACTATAACATCTTGTCAAAGTTTGGTTTTCACACAGTAACTtagatttttttgtgttttttttttttgccagaAACCACTAAATTCATTTAATATGATGTATTTGGAATTGATTCTCTTATATGTAGCATATGTAAAGAGAATAAAGAACATAttactcaaattaaaattcatctgatcaaaaagaaaggaaaaataaagtaaTATACAATAAAGTGAGAGGAAAAAAGTTtgtcatttttctttatttttgtttatgtgtattttaatgtatgtactataagttttattcttgtcacATGAGCCACGTAAAAGATTATTGATATCAAATAAGTAATATATCGTGGATTTAGtggtttcaagaaaaaaaaaatgaataaaatcaaataaaaaaattcaagttacTGGATTACAACCAGATTCTGACAAGTTACATGACTAAACCAAAATATCTCAACTTACAAGACTAGAATTAATATTTGTTAAAGGACATTTTAGTAGTTAGTACCTTTCATTAGAGTGGAGCCTGTCACGCCCCAGAACGGGGAttggtcgacaccggcgttgctctcaaatttacattcgaaaacaacaagcctcagaagtacagaatttcagaaaccagtctcttattcataatactgaatattcattgtctgatacaactcaaataatagtgttttacagcggaaatgtaaaaccagatATAACAACGTCTTAACAAGTGCAGAGGAATAAATATAAACTAGAACTGAAAAACAACGatcttcttcaccagccccagaattgcatctgctcttcttctcctaacttttcttcctcgttcttatctgagatgggtttggtgggtgagtgatatggttgtcactcagtaagcaggggcgggaataactcccagttttcaaaaccatttttaacaTAGACAGTAATACGAATAATATACATGAATTCTTattttcagaacagaaatcagtaTTCAGTAttcagtaatcagtaatcagtaatgttcagaatatatattcctaccttTAGTTCACtaagtttcagtgcttcaaaaatcagataTCAGAAATACTTAAAACaggaattatcaaactgatttcaagatatttatacatagcccacttacagtaatttGCTAGAAATTTCGGTTACTGAAGTCTGGAATCTGCTTGCCTTGCTACTTGTTTTTACAGCTCGAAAATGCACTCTTTAGCTCGAAttttcaagtgataactcaGGATTTGTGTAACACCAATCAGAGATTTGAGAgtgttatttataggcacaTTTCTGACTGTTGGCTTCCCTATTAATGACCATATTCTgccattaacagcctttattccatgttaatgcttcagttacaagtctaagctgaatcagtaactgtctgctggaatctcactcttctgctgctggattttatctgttgtctgctgctggattctatctgctggaaaaataccagcttctgaaatattagtttCTACTGAAAATTCAGGTTCTCACAGAACCAATAAATCACAGAATCGTCGTACCATATgttatcatattaattaaaggtCTCGGAGTGTGTAGATTGTTATTATAAATGAGTTTTGATGGCTTATATTTCAATCGCGATTCTTGATATGTATAATTGAATATCGATCCAAATTAGTTAACTTTTAGGTAATAAGTGATCTATGTTCATCAGTTTTGGTCTAATTTTAGTTCCTATCCAATTGAACTCGATTATCGACTCACCATTCACCATGTCCTGAGATTGATCATGATGGATATATAACCGAATCTTGCTCTTTGTTATTCCGGTAGAACCGAGTGCAATGTCATACCAAAAGTATTTAGCGTGGTTGAGTTAAAgtataataatatagtatagatatatgCACGAAAATGGTTTCACCCTGGTAAACTTTTCCGAATTTGAGTTTCTCCTTCTCATGTATACTTCTAGCTCCGATCCACTGCTACCACCACCGGCAATCATTGGCTAAGCTTTTACTAAATTTGAGTTTACTACATAGGAGCACATGCACATCTAGGGTTTAGCCAATATTGAAGCATATTCAAATACTACCAAAAACCATAAGTCTTAGTTGTAACCCTTAAACCCAACTGGATGGGTGGGTGACACATCAGATACACTGCTCAATGGGCCCATTTCTCTTCCGATGCAACCAAAAACAAGCTATAGAAATGGTAGAAACCATCCAAATTAAGTTAAATGGAGCATTGTGGATAGAAAAAAGCGTAATGGATGCTGATAAAATCTGCATTCTTCAGTCTTTGACAACTGTAAAGGGTAACAAATTGGATTTCACCCTTCCACCAACGCAGCatcttattatttttcaacaatttttttcGCTAAATAGGCTTAATTCAATGCCCCCACTCTTCTATATAAAGGTTTGCAACTGGAACATTGTCTCTCGTATTGGGTGAGATTGAGTATACGTACATACAacacatgatatatatacatacgGAGAGGCGTAATACTTGCAAAGAATATCACGCCTTTCTCGGTCAAAATTCAATATGAATAacttggtttttgtttttggCCTTCTCGGTAAAACATAGCTTCTTCATCATATCCTATATTTAAGTATCAATATCTGTTACATGTTCTTCAATGTCTTTCCCTacatgttatttttattcaacttAGCACTTAAATAGTGGGTAATTATGCGTAAAAGATCCGTGCCATGCATGCAGATGATTTTTCTAtaacaatattaaattttttcagTCATTTTTtaccaatattttcaaaataaaactaacATAATTATGTTTCTTAAATTTGCTTTATATTTTCAGGCAACATTGTCTCCTTCATGGTTTTCCTCGCACCTGTGTGAGTCTGCAGTTTTATTTTGTATGAAGTAGCAATTTATTATACATTtacattaaataataaattattatatattttcttgattgCATGCAGGCCaacatttcataaaatttaCAAGAAAAAAACAACTGAAGGGTTCCAATGTGTGCCTTATGTGGTAGGATTATTCAGTGCCATGCTATGGATATATTATGCATTTTTTAAGCCAGACACAACTCTTCTTATTACCATCAACTCCGTCGGCTGCGTCATCCAAACCGTTTATATTTGTCTCTACATATTTTACGCACCAAAACTTGCAAAGGTATACTAGAAAATTGCATTAATTTACACCAGATTTTAAACTTCTATATACAGTATTATGTATTGAAAGATTGATTAAATTTCTGATACAGATACAAGCAGTGAAGCTTCTTCTGCTAGTAAACGTCGTTGGTTTCGGTCTGATCGTGCTACTAACTCATTTTCTAGCTAATGATTTGAATCGTGACAATGTTGTTGGATGGATTTGTCTCGTGTTCTCGTTATGCGTATTCGTCGCTCCTTTATCTGTTGTTGTGAGTTCACTTTAATTTACTAATGTCATCATTATTAGTTAGCATATGATACAAATTTTCATGATAAATTCATgaacattattattaaataatttgttcCTTAACTTTTGGAAAATTGTTTGGCATCTGCAGAGACAAGTTATACGTACCAAAAGTGTGGAGTACATGCCATTTCTTCTGTCATTTTTCCTCACACTGAGTGCTGTTATGTGGTTCTTCTACGGCTTACTGCGCAAAGATTATAACATTGCTGTAagtatttacataaatatatcatCGTACCGCCGTTGGTTTGTTCTAATTAGTATAACATTTTCTGTGAATTGAATTGCAGATTCCTAATGTTCTGGGATTCAGCTTTGGAGTGCTCCAAATGATACTTTACATAACATACAAAAACGCCAAGAAAGTGGTGATAGAAAATATAGAAATACAAACACAAAACCAGATAAAAGGACAGGAAGAACACAAAATTCCAGTTGATCGGTTAAAAGACCAGGCCATCGACGTTGCGAAACTGAGTGCGATGCTTCGCCCCGACATAACTCCGAGGGTGGTGCCGCCCTGTGCCTAATTTGGACGGAGAGAAAATTCCAGCCAAGAAATAAACGATGATTGAGGAAGCAAATTAGCCTTCGAATGAATTAATGgattgattttaattaatttggacTAGCCAAACATCAAAACTATTACTATATGCAAGATATTATGAAGCTAAATTTATGTTTTATGATCTTAATAATCAGTTTATGTTTGTTGTCTAACCTATGAATTGTGATTGATAAGATGCAATATTAAATAAGNAAATATGCACACGCgttgcatgtgttattattatttttaatttgattaaatagtATTAAagaattaacacgaaattattttaaatttagaaaagttattcgatttaaaagagaagttttgtttttatttttttctgtgtaaaatatggagtgacttgatcagttatatataaatcaatctgacattaaaatatataaatttcattcatatttttaaatcttgacAATACAGAGGAGGctagaaaataaacaaaataatagaTAACTGGAAATTTAGTATGTTTTCCAACAATATTGGAACTTAGTACTATAATTctataataaatagattaaaaaGGAAATAAAGTGCAGAAGCTTAAAGCCATGTGTTGCAAGCTTACTATATATTATTTCACCTTATTTtaacttttcttttaaaaccatGCATACCCTTTCCTACtcacttcaaatattttatttcaaaaaaaccAGGTTTCCTATTTAAATGTCTATATTAACtacaattttttatatataacatggattatacatatttttaataaatacattattggatacaaaattataaaatatgtaaTTCCAACGTTTTAAACAGAATTGTTAGACATATTAATTAAGACacatcaaaattaatatttaacaaATTTGATATCACTCCTCAAATTAGTGCGAGCTGCATTAGTTAGAAGTGACTTTCTCTCAAACATATATTTCTAGTAGAAAGTACACTTCATCGCTCCTAATCCATAAAATTCATGTTTGAAGAAGAAAACACACTTTCGTAATAGTGCAACTCAGGTCTTTCAAATTGAGATACACCTTTGAGCCTATCATATCCCGTCTCTTGATTTTGATATGAATTGCATCATTATCATGCAACTCAAATATATTACATGTACGACACCTTAAATCCCACAGTTCATTTGATATCCATGTATTAATTCGAAGAAATATATTACATGTATGACACCTTAAATCCCACAGTTCATTTGATATCCATGTATTAATTCGAAGATTCATACGTTCCACAACGAGCATTTTTGTGACTCCTTTGAACTCGAATTCCTCGCAAGTAACACCAATTACTAATCCACATGATTTTAGAACTATTGGGGAATCAAACATGCTTACCCCCAACTTGTCATTGGGAAGAGAATTTGTGTGTAAGCAACAAAAGATATAACAAAAGAGCCCCACAAATTTTCTTTATCTACAATAATAATTTATCCACTTGTGTCAGCTTCTTTTATCTTGAATTAGCAAGCAGCTAACTATATAGCACTCTAGTGCTCTTGTTTATTTTAGTCCTTGTGTAGAATTTTGCAAGGATAACATAAACAGCAGCACCAAAATTATTGCTATTGATTAAGATTCTATGTTGTAGTGTTGAATGACTAGAAAGTAGAAATAATTCAACTTAAAGTTGGCCCGCCATTTATCAATCTCAACTTGCATCAGACTTACAAAGTCCCAGTCCCCCCACATATTGCAGGAAAGGAAAAGGAGAACAAAATGTCAACTGGGCTGATGTACTTGAAACCCTTAGATGTCCAAATGACAACACCAGCATGACAAATTTCAGCTCATTTGACGATCATTTATACAAGGTATACCTCGTAAAGTTAATAGTTTGCGACAAGAAATATTTGATAGTGAGAAAAACCAAAAATAAGCACTGATTATGTTCGTCGAGAAAGAAATGGGATGTCGATACAAATCATAGCATAAATCATCTGATGTGAGAAAATTCCAGCAGTAGAATAGATTAGTATATGACTGTACACGTAAATTAGATCAGATTCCCTGCAAGTTCAagtgtaaaatatattttggctTTAGGTTTTTCGCGGTTCTATGTTGCAACAGAAAGAGATACTCAAACAGAATGTGGATATACTATAATCACGGAATCGTTTGAACAGTTGGTAGATTATAAAATGTCTACTGGAGTGGAGGAAGAGTATACCACTCACCTTTttgtctcacggatcgtattttgtgagacggatctcttatttggatcatctatgaaaaaatattactttttattgtgaatatcggtagggttgacccgtctcacaggtAAGAGACCTGCTCAATTGCAAATGGACACGGATATGtcgggaaaaaaattaaattgtgaATTGAtcgataatattatttaaaaaaaaatacaagttacACAATAAAAACGTTAGTTTCCCTCGAAATTTTGATAGatcaatcaaatattaaatctttaaattttttcatatttgtcTTATTATACATAGGCATATCACAGGAATTGAATTGTTGTAATATAATTATGTTATTAATAAAGAGCATCACATGGGTATAACTTGAATGAACAAGTGAAAANNNNNNNNNNNNNNNNNNNNNNNNNNNN
This sequence is a window from Primulina huaijiensis isolate GDHJ02 chromosome 13, ASM1229523v2, whole genome shotgun sequence. Protein-coding genes within it:
- the LOC140956249 gene encoding bidirectional sugar transporter SWEET14-like is translated as MNNLVFVFGLLGNIVSFMVFLAPVPTFHKIYKKKTTEGFQCVPYVVGLFSAMLWIYYAFFKPDTTLLITINSVGCVIQTVYICLYIFYAPKLAKIQAVKLLLLVNVVGFGLIVLLTHFLANDLNRDNVVGWICLVFSLCVFVAPLSVVRQVIRTKSVEYMPFLLSFFLTLSAVMWFFYGLLRKDYNIAIPNVLGFSFGVLQMILYITYKNAKKVVIENIEIQTQNQIKGQEEHKIPVDRLKDQAIDVAKLSAMLRPDITPRVVPPCA